The Candidatus Methanoperedens sp. genome has a window encoding:
- a CDS encoding nitroreductase family protein yields MDCMEAINGRRSVRKFKDRAVGKEIIEELLKAAQMAPSAGNLQARDFIVVSNKISKQKLKEAALGQSFIEQAPVVIVVVANIERSSRIYRSRGELYGIQDATAGVENMLLAAHSMGLATCWVGAFDENAVSEMLGIPHKTRPVAIIPVGYADEAPAAPPRMGLDRVVHMETW; encoded by the coding sequence ATGGATTGCATGGAAGCTATTAACGGGAGGCGGTCTGTCAGAAAATTCAAAGACCGCGCGGTTGGAAAGGAGATAATCGAAGAACTTCTGAAAGCAGCCCAGATGGCACCGTCAGCCGGAAACCTTCAGGCGCGGGATTTCATAGTCGTGTCCAATAAAATATCAAAACAGAAGTTAAAAGAAGCTGCCCTCGGGCAGTCGTTCATCGAGCAGGCGCCTGTTGTGATCGTGGTCGTCGCGAATATCGAGCGGTCATCCCGCATATATAGATCAAGGGGAGAGCTTTATGGGATTCAGGATGCCACAGCGGGCGTGGAGAACATGCTTCTTGCAGCGCATTCCATGGGGCTGGCGACATGCTGGGTCGGCGCCTTCGATGAAAACGCGGTAAGCGAGATGCTCGGTATTCCCCATAAAACAAGACCAGTGGCTATAATACCAGTGGGATATGCGGATGAAGCACCCGCTGCGCCGCCCAGGATGGGTCTGGACAGGGTGGTTCACATGGAAACGTGGTGA
- a CDS encoding UPF0175 family protein: MTESLVRESIDILSKSRYFGSKNKLLDEAVRTLLEVKPALKIEIALELYKKGTVSLSRASEIAGVSTQGFKEILASRGMVRVIKAPSREKIKKEVKLILHG; encoded by the coding sequence AGCCTTGTGCGCGAAAGTATTGATATTCTCTCAAAATCACGATACTTTGGCAGCAAAAATAAACTGCTTGACGAAGCGGTCAGAACTTTACTGGAAGTCAAGCCTGCCCTGAAAATAGAAATCGCTCTTGAACTTTATAAAAAAGGTACTGTCTCTTTAAGCAGGGCTTCAGAAATTGCAGGCGTATCGACTCAGGGATTTAAAGAAATACTTGCAAGCAGGGGCATGGTCAGGGTTATCAAAGCCCCTTCCAGGGAAAAAATCAAAAAAGAAGTTAAACTGATATTACACGGATGA
- the hisC gene encoding histidinol-phosphate transaminase codes for MRFERLLRPSVKDINEYVAGKSIEEIAKKYGHSPEKIIKLGSNENPLGASPLAVAAIQENAGKVNIYPPKDAFELRYALSLYTDYPVDNIVVSGNGMDGILDTVMRLFMPPGAEAVIPIPTFSYYEIATLANGGKPAFTTRGKDFEITAGNILSKVNSNTTMIFLCSPNNPSGNALPEEDAREILESVNAIVFIDEAYADFSENNLTGLVREYDNLIVGRTFSKAFGLAGMRMGYALVPGWLCREYMKVMTPFSVDVLSLAAGIAALNDTEHLRKTIETVKKGRLQLSRGLESLCKVYPSEANFILIDVSSSTAKEVSESLLKKGIIVRDCTSFRGAGQSLIRITVGTKEQNARVIDALCKIL; via the coding sequence ATGAGATTTGAAAGGCTTCTGCGCCCCTCGGTGAAAGATATTAACGAGTATGTTGCCGGAAAATCCATCGAGGAGATAGCAAAAAAATACGGGCATTCTCCTGAGAAGATAATAAAACTCGGCTCAAACGAAAACCCTCTTGGAGCTTCACCTCTTGCGGTAGCGGCTATTCAAGAAAATGCCGGAAAAGTCAACATATACCCGCCGAAGGATGCCTTTGAATTAAGATATGCGCTCTCTCTCTACACGGATTATCCTGTAGATAATATCGTGGTCTCGGGGAACGGCATGGACGGGATACTCGATACTGTGATGAGGCTTTTCATGCCGCCCGGGGCAGAGGCGGTAATACCAATACCCACTTTTTCCTATTATGAAATCGCAACACTTGCAAACGGGGGGAAACCTGCGTTTACAACAAGGGGAAAGGATTTTGAGATAACAGCAGGAAATATTCTTAGTAAAGTAAATAGCAACACAACGATGATATTTCTCTGCTCACCCAACAATCCTTCAGGAAACGCCCTGCCCGAAGAGGATGCAAGAGAGATTCTGGAATCGGTTAATGCCATTGTATTCATAGATGAAGCGTATGCTGATTTCTCAGAGAACAACCTCACGGGACTTGTGAGAGAATACGATAATCTTATAGTGGGGCGAACTTTCTCAAAAGCATTCGGGCTTGCCGGGATGCGCATGGGTTATGCGCTCGTACCCGGATGGCTCTGCAGGGAATATATGAAAGTCATGACGCCGTTCTCTGTGGATGTTTTGTCACTGGCTGCCGGCATAGCGGCTTTGAATGATACGGAACACCTGAGGAAAACCATTGAAACCGTGAAGAAGGGGCGCCTCCAGCTTTCTCGAGGACTTGAATCCCTCTGCAAGGTTTATCCCTCAGAGGCGAATTTTATCCTTATAGACGTGTCGTCCAGCACTGCAAAGGAGGTTTCTGAATCTTTGCTGAAGAAGGGTATAATCGTTCGCGACTGCACTTCGTTTCGGGGGGCAGGGCAATCCCTTATCAGGATAACCGTGGGTACGAAGGAGCAGAACGCAAGGGTCATTGATGCCCTCTGCAAAATTTTATGA
- a CDS encoding adenylate kinase family protein — MIIALSGTPGTGKTTVCGIISEHSQYRKQYSIIDLNKLVLNEKLYSGKDEVRDTYIADMDKLEERVKQIISRTPGMDVIMEGHLSHLLPADAIIVLRAHPVALRKRLGKRKDYSFAKVKENADAEALDVILVESSERQDKVFEINTTDMNPLAVVKSVVSIIESLKQGKIPEEFLPGKINWIEQVS, encoded by the coding sequence ATGATTATCGCTCTCTCGGGTACTCCTGGCACCGGAAAAACCACGGTTTGCGGCATCATAAGCGAGCATTCGCAGTACAGGAAGCAGTACAGTATTATCGACCTGAACAAACTTGTTCTCAATGAAAAGCTTTACTCGGGGAAGGATGAGGTGCGGGACACATACATTGCGGATATGGATAAACTGGAGGAGCGGGTGAAACAGATAATCAGCCGGACTCCAGGCATGGATGTCATCATGGAAGGACATCTTTCTCACCTCCTGCCTGCCGATGCCATAATCGTGCTCAGGGCGCATCCAGTGGCTCTGAGGAAGCGGCTTGGAAAAAGAAAGGACTATTCGTTTGCGAAGGTGAAGGAAAATGCCGACGCTGAGGCGCTGGATGTCATACTTGTGGAATCATCGGAAAGACAGGACAAGGTCTTTGAGATAAATACCACGGATATGAATCCTCTTGCGGTTGTTAAATCCGTTGTTTCGATTATAGAATCCTTGAAGCAGGGGAAAATTCCCGAGGAGTTTTTACCTGGAAAGATTAACTGGATAGAACAGGTTAGTTAA
- a CDS encoding AAA family ATPase → MGKVKTAIPGLDELIEGGYVENDVIIVTGGPGAGKTTFGIQYLVGGAMNYNEPGVLVVMEETPSRMIRDMWRFGWDIEKLVAQKKIKIIYADPFKYTKFVKTPDSSPLGIVAATKNVGEIFKQIQTEVESIKAKRVFIDSITSVKLASEERDVRQIVSEFIKNLEFLDCTTLMTSEIQDTELFSVEEYLSSGVIRLHVFRVGGSRVRAIEILKMRGVKHDETLHPYDIQEKGIVIHPAETVMIDDVNLLETVGAK, encoded by the coding sequence ATGGGCAAAGTAAAAACTGCTATTCCAGGGCTTGATGAATTAATCGAAGGAGGATACGTTGAGAACGATGTCATCATTGTGACAGGCGGTCCGGGGGCAGGCAAGACAACATTCGGGATACAGTATCTGGTGGGCGGGGCAATGAATTATAACGAGCCCGGGGTGCTTGTTGTAATGGAAGAAACCCCATCCAGGATGATCCGGGATATGTGGAGATTCGGCTGGGATATTGAGAAACTGGTAGCCCAGAAAAAAATAAAGATAATATATGCTGACCCGTTCAAGTATACAAAATTTGTAAAAACGCCAGACAGCAGTCCTCTGGGTATTGTAGCCGCAACCAAAAATGTTGGGGAAATCTTCAAGCAAATTCAAACCGAGGTTGAATCAATAAAAGCAAAACGGGTTTTCATCGATTCCATAACATCCGTTAAATTAGCCTCGGAAGAAAGAGACGTCAGGCAGATTGTGTCCGAGTTCATCAAAAACCTTGAATTTCTTGATTGTACCACCCTCATGACAAGCGAGATACAGGACACCGAACTGTTCAGTGTTGAAGAATATCTTTCATCAGGAGTTATCAGGCTGCATGTTTTCAGGGTAGGTGGAAGCAGGGTAAGGGCAATCGAAATATTAAAGATGAGAGGCGTCAAGCATGATGAAACCCTGCATCCCTACGACATTCAGGAAAAAGGTATCGTTATCCATCCCGCCGAAACCGTGATGATTGATGACGTCAACCTTTTAGAGACAGTGGGCGCGAAATAA
- a CDS encoding 4Fe-4S dicluster domain-containing protein: MKKEALLAESRDPAFRDLILKTPVGEKIPTCMQCGICAGSCPVSHEMDYTPRELVRMVQLGLKQEVLNSNTIWICTTCFSCSVRCPRGIRPTELIEALRPIAIAEGVKNKNARFDSIFSGVVGKNGRASEFLLISKYSLKEPEMIKQVPFGLSLFAKGKLPLSIDKMEDTQELKAIFKMAGKKQEGESKEKEKTQEIPQPQEGAEK, from the coding sequence ATGAAAAAAGAAGCGCTCCTAGCGGAATCCAGAGACCCTGCTTTTCGAGACCTTATTTTAAAAACACCTGTAGGTGAGAAAATTCCAACTTGCATGCAGTGCGGCATCTGTGCCGGCTCATGCCCGGTAAGCCATGAGATGGACTACACGCCACGTGAGCTTGTGCGGATGGTACAGCTCGGTCTTAAACAGGAAGTGCTGAACAGCAACACTATCTGGATATGCACCACCTGCTTTTCATGCTCTGTGCGCTGTCCCAGGGGAATTCGCCCGACTGAACTCATAGAGGCGCTCCGACCCATCGCCATAGCGGAAGGGGTAAAGAACAAAAATGCCAGATTCGATAGCATCTTTTCAGGCGTGGTAGGGAAAAACGGGAGAGCTTCGGAATTTCTGTTGATCTCAAAATACAGCCTCAAAGAGCCGGAAATGATTAAACAGGTTCCCTTCGGGCTCAGTCTTTTCGCAAAAGGAAAACTCCCGCTGTCTATCGATAAGATGGAAGATACGCAAGAGTTAAAAGCGATTTTTAAAATGGCAGGGAAAAAGCAGGAAGGCGAATCAAAAGAAAAAGAGAAGACTCAAGAAATACCCCAACCGCAAGAGGGAGCTGAAAAATGA
- the purQ gene encoding phosphoribosylformylglycinamidine synthase I, whose product MTPKVLVLTGYGINCDMELAHAFRLAGADAERVHLTDLINGTPKLSDFNIVALPGGFSFGDDIASGKVLANMLKYNLGAQIQEFIDAGNLIIGICNGFQAMVKMGLLPAFDRDYAAQEVTLTFNDSGRFEDRWVHLKANKSSKCLFTKGINSIYLPVRHGEGKFVAKNPQVLARLKKNNHIVFQYVDREGTSGGYPFNPNGSVDNIAGICDETGRVFGMMPHPEAFTHRTNHPAWTREELPEEGAGVAIFRNAVEYVRERL is encoded by the coding sequence ATGACCCCGAAAGTCCTCGTCCTCACAGGCTACGGCATAAACTGCGATATGGAGCTTGCGCACGCCTTCAGGCTTGCCGGTGCGGATGCAGAGCGCGTCCATCTCACCGACCTTATCAATGGCACCCCGAAACTCTCGGATTTTAATATTGTGGCGCTCCCGGGCGGCTTCTCCTTCGGGGATGATATTGCCTCGGGCAAGGTGCTTGCCAACATGCTCAAATACAATCTGGGCGCGCAGATTCAGGAATTCATAGATGCAGGAAATCTTATTATCGGCATCTGCAATGGTTTCCAGGCAATGGTAAAGATGGGGCTTCTGCCTGCTTTTGATCGGGATTATGCCGCGCAGGAAGTCACCCTCACTTTCAATGACTCGGGAAGATTCGAGGACAGGTGGGTGCACCTTAAAGCCAATAAAAGCTCAAAGTGCCTTTTTACGAAGGGAATAAACAGCATCTACCTTCCAGTACGACACGGCGAGGGGAAGTTCGTGGCTAAAAACCCGCAGGTGCTTGCAAGATTGAAAAAAAATAACCACATTGTATTCCAGTATGTGGACAGAGAGGGAACCTCTGGCGGATATCCGTTTAATCCCAACGGCTCTGTGGATAACATCGCAGGGATATGCGACGAGACCGGGAGGGTTTTCGGGATGATGCCGCACCCGGAAGCCTTCACGCACAGGACAAACCACCCGGCATGGACAAGGGAGGAGCTGCCTGAGGAAGGGGCAGGGGTGGCGATATTCAGGAATGCTGTGGAGTATGTGAGGGAGAGGTTATAA
- a CDS encoding acetylornithine transaminase codes for MQLDYDEIVQKYETYIFNTYTRQPIAIKSARGAVVTDVDGKEYIDCVAGIAVNNVGHCHPSVVEAIKRQAEQLIHVSNLYYTEQQATLAEELVKITGMDRVFFCNSGTEAVEGALKLARKASGKKEFIATENAFHGRTRGALSVTHKEKYRKPFEPLAPAVFVPYNDAEAVRTAINEDTAGVILEPIQGEGGVIIPSDDYLREVRELCDETGTLLILDEVQTGFGRTGKWFAKEHSGIKPDIMTTAKAMGGGFPMGAMLAREDVASNFGRGDHASTFGGTPLACAAALANIDVIRKEKLVKRSEELGNYLIKKLESQNKDYVKEIRGKGLMVGVELTIKCDEIVNKARERGVLLNCTSESVLRFVPPLTITKEQLNIAVSVLNEI; via the coding sequence ATGCAGCTTGATTATGACGAGATAGTCCAGAAATATGAAACATATATTTTCAACACCTACACGCGCCAGCCAATAGCAATAAAAAGCGCACGTGGCGCCGTGGTGACTGACGTTGATGGAAAAGAATACATAGACTGCGTTGCCGGCATAGCTGTGAATAATGTTGGTCACTGCCATCCTTCGGTTGTAGAAGCAATAAAACGGCAGGCTGAGCAGTTAATCCATGTTTCAAACCTTTATTATACCGAACAGCAGGCGACTCTCGCCGAGGAGCTTGTCAAAATCACAGGCATGGATCGCGTCTTTTTCTGCAACTCAGGAACTGAAGCTGTCGAAGGTGCGCTGAAACTTGCCCGCAAAGCCTCGGGCAAAAAGGAATTCATTGCCACGGAGAACGCTTTCCATGGGAGGACAAGGGGGGCTCTTAGCGTCACGCACAAGGAAAAATACCGAAAACCATTTGAACCGCTTGCGCCTGCGGTATTCGTGCCGTATAACGATGCCGAGGCTGTAAGAACCGCCATCAATGAAGACACAGCAGGCGTGATACTTGAGCCCATACAGGGCGAGGGCGGAGTGATAATCCCTTCTGATGACTATCTTAGAGAAGTGCGGGAGCTGTGCGATGAAACAGGCACGTTATTGATACTGGATGAGGTGCAGACAGGCTTCGGCAGGACAGGAAAATGGTTCGCAAAAGAGCATTCTGGCATCAAACCCGATATCATGACAACAGCTAAAGCCATGGGCGGAGGTTTTCCCATGGGAGCGATGCTGGCACGCGAAGATGTGGCATCAAATTTCGGGCGTGGCGACCATGCCTCCACCTTCGGCGGCACCCCGCTTGCATGTGCGGCTGCACTTGCAAATATAGATGTCATCAGGAAAGAAAAGCTTGTGAAGAGGTCAGAAGAACTGGGGAATTACCTCATCAAAAAACTGGAAAGCCAGAACAAGGATTATGTCAAGGAGATACGCGGCAAAGGATTAATGGTGGGTGTGGAGCTCACAATAAAGTGCGATGAGATTGTAAACAAAGCAAGGGAGAGAGGCGTTCTTCTCAACTGCACATCGGAATCGGTGCTGCGTTTTGTTCCTCCTCTCACCATCACAAAGGAACAATTAAATATTGCAGTATCGGTGCTGAATGAGATTTGA